The nucleotide sequence TTGTCAAAATATAATGCATGTAATAGTTCTAAAACGCATGGgcacttttttgaaaaatcataatCATTCTTAACAATGTGGTTTTTGATTTTCGTATTaattctgagttaggtggaactcccctaaaattttgatattccacgggcggcatggaatccgccattgactcagcggggaagcccccaacccgagtgtcccgcaagggttggagtttctgattctgatataCTACACGACGCTaagccagcgtaatataatatatccggatcggcaaatcacaatTTTGGCCAATGAGTtgtatgaactcatcacttctTCAgagaaccacctaagctctctttatgcccatttttatcctgttctgaattatgcattttctagtttcaacatctacatgccttctattctattctgaaatTATCATGgaataatctgaattggtgtcgtcacaccaagacttgcaagtcctatttctgagacACAATGcttcatgcataattctttcattaaaacatagttcagaccacccaaacatgcaaatagtataagagatttcatgtccGGAAAgaataagtcaaaactatgcaagaactcttcaaacataaggtggtcatgtgcttttggcaaaatccattcactctttcattatatgtattttcaacatttttcaatacaaacatCCTTCTCTTtggaattcaagattcataaccaaatcattcataaattaagatacttcgtaacatgcttttcaagatgcatttaaaaaacaatccatatcttatgataagtaaggaaaatcatatcaagagagagattttcacatgaatcatgctctcaattcaatcatcaacattaaaacatgtacgtatatacatatatccattcaaatcaatttggggaaggcctaaagaccaaaacaatgtcattaaagcttctaaaacacGAATAAATTCATAGTccgaaacccttttcttaaaagcatgatttctatgaCCATGAGAATTTTAGAAAAATCCCGCGTACCTTAATTCCGAAAGATAATAGGTAGTTCTTGAAGCTTaaggattggggattccaaatcttcaatcgctTTTGAAAACCGACGGTTGagtcttgagttatttgggtttctagtttgaaacccttgggagtgttcttggtgatttttgtgaaaagtaTAAATGATATCGGTATTTAGGAGCTTAATCCCATGTTAGAGGTGATAAGGGGttggagaagtgccattttacccttaatgagatggaataggGTGCTGAAAATTGGCCTTGCGCGATACCCCGGGCGGCATCCTGCCTAGAGCACCGGAGTACCCTAGGCTTCGCCCGCCTTAAAGCGGTGGGGTAACCCGGGCGGCGCCTGCCTTAGAGCGGGAGAACCCCAGGCGGCGCCCCCTTATTGACCGGAGCTACTGGAATGAAACACCAAACATGCCATTAGGCTCAtctaaaaattccgaaactcacccgagatgtactacgactttgccccatcgcaacgcaacaagaaaatctaaaatcggaGATCGGGAGGATCGAAAATAAAATCCCCGAAGATTAAGagctaaaaatgagactaagtctcttgacacttagaatattttcaagtttccaAGGCTGAGTACACCACTAGGGGCTAGCACGTGCACACATTTTATGGGGCATTACACAAAAAGATCGTCATTCAAGCCAGAAAGTGATATATTTGGCTACTTGTTTGATGACATAACACCTGATTTTTaaacgaaaaaataaaatatataatgcaGTAACTTtggcaatcaatcaaacaaattaattttcaaaatccCTTAGAAGCAGTGCATAATAACAGCATGGAGAATCACATTTACTTAttgtttcttctctttctatttcAATACTACTTTCTTTCTATATCAGCTGCTTCCTCAAATGAAACAGATCAACAAGCTCTACTAGCTTTCAAAAATCTTGTTACTAGTTCTAGTCATGTTTTGGCGGATAATTGGACTAAGAATACTTCATTTTGCTCTTGGTTCAGTGTCACTTGCAGTCCAAAAAGGCAAAGGGTTGTAGCCTTGGAGCTTCCCAATATGCAACTTCAAGGCACAATTTCCTCCTCTTTGGCCAATTTGTCCTTTCTCAGTGTGCTCAATCCCGAGAACAACAGCTTCCATGATGGCATTCCTTTCGGACTTGGTCACTTTCCTCTCTTGCGAGTGATTGATGTTAGAAACAATCAGCTCCAAGGAAGTATCCCAACAAGTCTATTTCAACATCAAAGAGTTCCAAAAATTTCATTGGGTTTCAATAAACTCGGTGGTGAAATATGGACAGGGCCATGGTATGTACCAGAGCTAAGAGCTTTAAATCTGGGGAACAATAGCCTCACGGGTATAATCCCTTCTTCAGTTGGAAATGCCACAAAGTTGATCAACTTCAGTTTGGCTGGGAATAGAATCAGAGGCAACCTTCCAAAAGAGATCGGTAACCTGAGCCAGCTTGCATTTTTGTCCTTATATGATAATCAATTAACAGGTTCCATTTCTACATCGCTATTTAATATCTCGTCGCTGGTTACTGTGTCTCTGGCATTAAATAGACTTTCCGGTTCTCTCTTGCTTAATGAAGGGAATATTGTGTCAAATCTAGAGTTTTTAAGTGTATCTAACAACCAAATTTCTGGTTGCATTCCTTCTAACATATGTCAACTCAGAGAGCTCCAAGTTTTGTCCCTATCTTTGAACAACATAACTGGAGAGATACCCAGAAATATTGGTTGTTTATCCAATCTCGAGGAGTTTTATATTGGTGATACTCCAATTAAAGAGACCATTCCCACTTCGATTGGCAATATTTTCACTCTGCAATATGTTGACTGTACAAGAAATAGCTTGGAGGGGCCAATTCCACCAGAATTGGGGAAGCTATCAAATTTGAGGCTATTAGGCTTTGGCCATAACATTATCTTAGTGGTCAAATTCCAGAGGCTATTTCAATATATCTTCTTTGAAAAGGATAACTGTCAATTTCAACAACCTTTCGGGGACAGTTCCGGCCGCTACAGATCTTCATCTTCCAAACCTTAAACTGCTTCTCTTGGGCGAAAATCAGCTGGAAGGGGAAACTCTATTGTTCATAACAAATGCTTCCAAGATTGAAGCGGTGGGATTAGAAAATAACTTTCTCAAAGGAACTATTCCAACTAATTTGGGAAATCTCCGTGAGCTGCGTGGACTGTTCCTAACTAGTAATCAACTTATGAATGAACCAAGAGAGCATGAGTTgcaatttttcaattctttggCAGACTGTAGAATGTTGCGATATCTAGAAGTAGGTTATAATCCGTTGAATGGCATTCTTCCCAATTCGATTGGGAACCTTTCATCTACTACTGAAGCAGTAAATTTAGCAGATGCACACATCAGTGGCTTCATACCCGCTAGTACAGGCAACATAAGTGGTCTTATTACCCTAGTCTTTAAAAATAACAACTTGATGGGAAATATTCCTTCTGAGATTGGTAAGCTAAAGCAACTCCAAGGTCTATCTCTAAGTAACAATAAATTACAGAGGCATATTTCAGAGGCGGTATGCCATTTATCTAACTTGGTTAAGTTATTTCTGCAAGTTAATGAGCTGTCTGGAGAGATCCCAGAATGCATAGGCAATCTAAGCATGCTACTAGACCTTTCGTTGGGTTCTAACAAATTTTCATCAAAGATTCCTTTGAGCCTTTGGAAAATGAGTGGTCTTCTCTATTTTGATGTGTCACGAAATTCTATAGAGGGAGAAGTTACACCAGATATTGGAGAACTGAAGGCCATTCTAGAACTAAACCTTTCCAGTAACAACCTTTCAGGCGTAATACCAAGTAGACTGGGGGAACTCCTGCACCTTCAGTATCTTGATCTATCAAACAATTCATTTTCCGGCCAAATTCCATTTTCCTTTTCCAATTTGATAAGCATAGAATACTGGGATCTGTCTTTATATGACTTGTCAGGTACTATTCCTAAGTCCTTGGAAAAACTGTCATACCTTAAAAGCATTAATGTTTCATATAATGTTTTAGATGGTGAGATACCAAGTGGTGGCGTGTTTGCAAATTCCACTTTGCAATCATTTGTTGGGAATAAAGGTCTATGTGGAATGCACATATTGGAGGTTCTTCCTTGCCCTATAACTAAATCTGGACAACAATCAAAGTCTAAGAAGCTTGTGCTAAAAATTGTTATTCCAGTGGTTACTTCTTCCTTTATAATATTCTTGTTGGTCTCGATTTGGATAATGAAAAGGAAGAAGATAGCAAAGTCCAAAGATGTTGAAAAGGTTCCGGAGATTAACACTTATCCATTGATTTCTTATCATGAGATTCAATGAGGAACAAGtaattttgatggatcaaattTAATCGGTGTGGGAAGTTCTAGCTCTGTGTACAAAACAACATTATCTAGCGGAACTGTGGTGGCCATAAAggttttggatttggaaaatgagcAAGTATGCAAGAAGTTTGATACCGAATGCGAAGTGATGAGAAATGTTAGACATAGAAATCTTATCCCTGTGATTACTACTTGTTCTAGTGAGTATATAAGAGCCTTTGTTCTGCAATATATTGTGATGCTTGATGCAGCTATGGCAATTGAATATCTATATCATTGTAATGCAACTCCGATAGTTCACTGCGACCTAAAGCCATCAAACATTCTTTTGGATGAAGATATGGTGGCTCATGTTGGTGATTTTGGCATCTCCAAAATTTTAGCGGTAAGAAAGTCTATGGCACACACCAAGACATTGGCACTCTGggatttttttatcataataatGCATCTCCAAATTCTAGAAGTGAAAAAGCAAGTATTTATTTGTACAAAATTGGTGTTACATTTCAATTAACTTTTTTCATTTCATTCCTTTTCTAAGAATATGGCTTGGAGGGAACAGTATCCACAAGTAGTGATGTTTATAGTTACGGCATCATGTTGATGGAGGTTTTGACCAAAAGAGGGCCAACAGATGAAGAGATATTCAATGAAAATCTAGACTTGAGGAAATGGATAACACAATCATTTTCAGGAACTATCATGGAAGTTGTGGATGCCAATCTTTTTCTTGAGGAAGAACAGATCACTTCTAAAGGTGAAATCTGCATAGCTGCCATGGTCGAGTTGGCTTTATATTGCACCAAGGAAAATCCAGAATCAAGAATAACCATGGAAGACGTAGTCAAGAGGCTtaacaaaatcaagaacacatttcTGGAAACGTAGAAGCTAGTATCTCTTCAAGCGGTGTTGTTTCTCATCTGCAAGTTGATATGTTGCTTTTTGTTTACTtgttttctttagtaaatttgttGTATGGTACTACTTGGAGTCATGCAGTGCTTGTAATTCAAAGAGTTGTATTCCCAGCATTTGTAATTTCATTTGaacctattttgctcatttttttttaaaaaataaaaataaaaatttgtaattatattttgagTGCTTGTATGATTTTAGGCATCACAGCTCTGGATGGAAAGCAAAGGACTTGACTAATGGATAAATCAATTTCAGACTCATATTGGCCTGCTGATACAAGTACAACCACAAGGATGGACGTGAATGAGTGCGTAATGAatccgtccaaggaagtgcacaagtgaagtgtaaaagagggcctaaacacaccaaaatcagcccatttcttgcacTTGATGGGCACATCACCCTTGAGGTGTAttatggacatttcacactatttttgttatatctataaatagaaccttttagggtttcattcattagactttgatggcAATTGTAAGTTGTTtattgatgtaagacttgaaaacctgaaacacctttagttgtagggcttggaatagccaccacaccgaaatgagggcaacaagtgtAGATATCACTTGTATTGCAATGTTGGCTTGttacgttggtgtttagaggaggtaaagttcctcttgtgtcaacgtaggagttaggttaaccgttgtgtgtagtgttaagggtctaagattaccatattcttggattcttaagattataccaaccaaggtctaactatctatccattttgtttatgttgtaatcatttgtttgtgttcttgtaattcaaatccgtgacttgttgttcttgttccattgtCGTTGTTCTACATCTTGTtattgttaacatagtttgttgttagctatttttaggtgttaaacacatcaatacattgtgttattgttgttgtttgttcaatccgagtgtggtcttcaaaagggtcctcggatctttgatcttgtagactgattttgaagtgtgtttcgtgttGTCCTTGTACTTCTTGTATCACCTTCTCTGTATCCATGCAGCGATATGCCATTACTGTCATCTGTAGTTCTTATGCTAAGTAGTTAGATGGATCAACAGACAAAAGCAGCAAAGCATGATCCATTAATGGTATTAATCAACTGAAAAATACCAAGAATTATGTAATTGAGCAACAATATTTTGACTCTACTGTTTTGATATGTGTACACAGTATGTCTATTAATCTGATCAGTTGATCctctttttgttttcatttttttttgtcctTTAACACTTCAGTATTGACTCACTTTTCTtacctgaaaaataaaattatggaacGTCATAATCAGTTTCTGATATTGAACTCTGCACATATAACTCACACAAACTTTAATATCGGAAATCAAACTTTGGTTTAGTTATTTGGAGGTTACAACAGCTATGCAAAgatttatattcaaaactagaCATATTATAAGTAATCTAAATTATATCAGGCGATTAATTTTACCATACTTGAAACCACGCGACCCCTATAAATGATTTACTAGCAGTTTTAAGTTGGCTTGTTCTCtcattagattttatttttcatgccTCTTTATAGGTGGGGAATTCTTGCATTTGCCGTAAAGACTTGCAGGGGCGGCTCGACAGATATGGTTTCTCAAAGGCAACCTTTTTATGTGAAATGAAAGTTTGAGAGAAAATGTGAAAAGGAATGTACTACTCAACTTTTTTTACGgaacatattttataaattttattgctTGTTTGACTGCCTTCCAACTGAAACATGTGAACTTAGAAAcgtcattttaatttgaagaaaataaaccAGCTAGAGTAGGTGTTTAGACATGATTTTGGGTAATATTTGAGAAAACTAGCATTTGATGGTAACTTGGAAAaggatatttaaaattttaagttgtgTTTGGACATTTAAAGTTTAGTGAGGGAAGCTGTTTTTTagttgaaaaattcaaattcaagttaGAGTTAAAAATTAACTACATCATATAACCAAATTTGACTTGGACAATACAATTGCTCTGTGAAGTAAACTCCATGATACGTGTGGAATTTGTTTACCGCAATTAGtcaagtcaagaagtaaagactTTAAATGACTCGACACAACTCATTTGGAGTTTAATGTCAGAAATGAAGCACTGTATTATTTATTGAGAGAATACGTTAACCACGCTAAATTTTATACTGAAACTAGACAATAATTGTATAAGTAAAACAAATTTATATACGGAGAGTAAATTTTATCATTCTATAAACCAGATGATCCTGGAAATAGTCAAATTAAGGTTCTGAAAAGCATTTTGGAAATAGTCAAGGTTGTGAGTGATATGATTATAATAAATTGCTTATACTAATTCTTAACACTGTGTTAGAATAATATGATTGTATCATGTATGACACAGGAACCGTATCCAATTAAATTTTGGTGGTAAAAAACTGATGGCGTCTGTTTCAGTTTATCTTATTGTTTAATCATTATGCGCTGATGGATATTGCTATATAATGGTGAAAATATgccaacaaaacaaataaaaaacaaatggagAAGCACATTATCAAATACAAGATCGAACACACAACACGGATTCAAGAGATCTAcaagatcaacaacaatagagaatcaaaggccccgCTCGGCTTCTCTATgttttcaagacaacaacaacaatattcaacaaagtagatggagaatacaagattacaaggactatagtgaatcgaagaggccccacacggcttcactatgtcaatacataaacaacaagattacaacaacaagaaggttacgggtacattaacaacaacaaggaACCACGGATTCAATgagatacaagataaatagttagaccaaatgaaggaacaatcttaagaacccaagaattgttacactcttggacccttaaacaCT is from Capsicum annuum cultivar UCD-10X-F1 chromosome 5, UCD10Xv1.1, whole genome shotgun sequence and encodes:
- the LOC124885157 gene encoding probable LRR receptor-like serine/threonine-protein kinase At3g47570, encoding MENHIYLLFLLFLFQYYFLSISAASSNETDQQALLAFKNLVTSSSHVLADNWTKNTSFCSWFSVTCSPKRQRVVALELPNMQLQGTISSSLANLSFLSVLNPENNSFHDGIPFGLGHFPLLRVIDVRNNQLQGSIPTSLFQHQRVPKISLGFNKLGGEIWTGPWYVPELRALNLGNNSLTGIIPSSVGNATKLINFSLAGNRIRGNLPKEIGNLSQLAFLSLYDNQLTGSISTSLFNISSLVTVSLALNRLSGSLLLNEGNIVSNLEFLSVSNNQISGCIPSNICQLRELQVLSLSLNNITGEIPRNIGCLSNLEEFYIGDTPIKETIPTSIGNIFTLQYVDCTRNSLEGPIPPELGKLSNLRITVNFNNLSGTVPAATDLHLPNLKLLLLGENQLEGETLLFITNASKIEAVGLENNFLKGTIPTNLGNLRELRGLFLTSNQLMNEPREHELQFFNSLADCRMLRYLEVGYNPLNGILPNSIGNLSSTTEAVNLADAHISGFIPASTGNISGLITLVFKNNNLMGNIPSEIGKLKQLQGLSLSNNKLQRHISEAVCHLSNLVKLFLQVNELSGEIPECIGNLSMLLDLSLGSNKFSSKIPLSLWKMSGLLYFDVSRNSIEGEVTPDIGELKAILELNLSSNNLSGVIPSRLGELLHLQYLDLSNNSFSGQIPFSFSNLISIEYWDLSLYDLSGTIPKSLEKLSYLKSINVSYNVLDGEIPSGGVFANSTLQSFVGNKGLCGMHILEVLPCPITKSGQQSKSKKLVLKIVIPVVTSSFIIFLLVSIWIMKRKKIAKSKDVEKVPEINTYPLISYHEIQ
- the LOC107871544 gene encoding receptor kinase-like protein Xa21 gives rise to the protein MRNVRHRNLIPVITTCSSEYIRAFVLQYIVMLDAAMAIEYLYHCNATPIVHCDLKPSNILLDEDMVAHVEYGLEGTVSTSSDVYSYGIMLMEVLTKRGPTDEEIFNENLDLRKWITQSFSGTIMEVVDANLFLEEEQITSKGEICIAAMVELALYCTKENPESRITMEDVVKRLNKIKNTFLET